The proteins below are encoded in one region of Ktedonobacterales bacterium:
- a CDS encoding MogA/MoaB family molybdenum cofactor biosynthesis protein yields the protein MFSVGILTISTKGARGEREDTSGAAICELVSVSEIGGQVVAYEIVPDDRSMIEARLRQWADDQKIGLILTTGGTGLGPSDLTPEATLAVLERQAPGIAEAMRLESLKHTPFGMLSRAVAGTRGTSLIINLPGSPKGVRECLGAILPALPHAVGLLAGEITEHGKGKS from the coding sequence ATGTTTAGCGTTGGAATCTTGACTATTAGTACCAAAGGCGCGCGCGGCGAGCGCGAAGACACCAGCGGCGCAGCCATCTGCGAACTGGTAAGTGTCTCAGAAATTGGCGGCCAGGTGGTCGCCTATGAAATTGTGCCTGATGACCGTTCGATGATTGAGGCGCGGCTGCGGCAGTGGGCCGACGATCAGAAGATCGGGCTGATTCTCACCACAGGAGGCACGGGCCTTGGCCCCTCTGATCTCACTCCAGAAGCTACACTGGCGGTGCTGGAGCGCCAGGCGCCAGGCATTGCGGAAGCGATGCGGCTGGAAAGCCTCAAGCATACACCTTTTGGCATGCTCTCGCGCGCAGTGGCCGGTACGCGCGGAACAAGCCTCATCATCAATCTTCCTGGCAGCCCTAAAGGGGTGCGTGAATGCCTGGGGGCGATTTTGCCAGCCCTCCCACACGCTGTTGGGTTGCTGGCTGGTGAGATCACGGAGCATGGCAAAGGGAAGAGTTAG
- a CDS encoding alpha/beta fold hydrolase — MATKPSKRRSPIGGATTALLALAGGLGTLAVVNRVIDSNAHDTFSVLSGESHRYPWTEGDVFYKVKGQGEPLVLAHGIHAGASAFEWRKNFDALSEHFRVYAPDLLGFGLSSRPRFHYTAQTSIQLLIDFIREAAGGAERPVHVAASSLSAAHIIQAASRRPHLFERLVLIEPTGVYELNQPPTLAQRAFHPILRAPIVGPSIYNAVVSRPGIRFYLSQQVYLRPEAVTSDLVDYYYNSAHQPGARFATIRFITGYLNSNIEESFARLIQPTLLIWGRQAKLTPVEDVQTFQRLNPRAQVEIIEDSRMLPHDEQAALFNQKVIEWLRQPAAART, encoded by the coding sequence ATGGCAACCAAACCATCCAAACGCCGTTCTCCAATCGGCGGCGCCACAACAGCCCTGCTTGCTCTTGCTGGAGGGCTGGGAACGCTGGCTGTTGTCAACCGCGTGATCGATAGTAATGCCCATGATACGTTTAGCGTGCTGAGCGGTGAAAGCCACCGCTATCCCTGGACAGAAGGAGATGTCTTCTATAAAGTCAAAGGACAGGGCGAGCCATTGGTGCTGGCGCATGGCATCCATGCTGGCGCTTCTGCATTTGAGTGGCGCAAGAACTTTGACGCGCTCTCAGAGCATTTTCGCGTCTATGCGCCTGATCTCCTTGGCTTTGGCCTTTCCAGCCGCCCTCGGTTTCATTACACAGCCCAGACCTCTATCCAACTGCTCATTGATTTTATTCGTGAAGCAGCAGGAGGCGCCGAGCGCCCCGTCCATGTTGCGGCCAGTTCGCTGAGCGCCGCTCACATCATCCAGGCAGCTTCCCGCCGCCCCCACCTCTTTGAGCGCCTGGTGCTGATTGAGCCAACGGGCGTGTACGAACTCAATCAGCCTCCTACCCTGGCCCAGCGAGCTTTCCATCCGATCTTGCGCGCGCCCATCGTTGGCCCGTCCATCTATAACGCTGTCGTGTCGCGCCCTGGCATACGCTTCTATCTCTCACAACAAGTCTATCTGCGCCCGGAGGCCGTGACCAGTGACCTGGTTGATTACTACTATAACAGTGCCCACCAGCCTGGGGCGCGCTTTGCCACGATCAGGTTTATCACCGGCTATCTCAACAGCAACATTGAGGAGTCCTTCGCGCGGCTCATTCAGCCGACGCTGCTTATCTGGGGGAGGCAGGCTAAACTCACGCCAGTAGAAGACGTTCAGACGTTTCAGCGTCTCAACCCGCGCGCTCAGGTGGAGATCATTGAGGACAGCCGTATGCTGCCACACGACGAGCAGGCGGCTCTCTTTAACCAGAAAGTGATCGAATGGCTGCGCCAGCCAGCCGCAGCCCGTACCTGA
- a CDS encoding ATP-binding protein gives MQNPDALARSASGESLAAYHAEQEMPVPPLAPVPPPPFHPVRVARIPQSTDQAAVLPLAYQTPDLSASDQLRLMQQAGHDFVSAASEREIWRALSNSLKEVCHFSACSVLLVDETGNYDLVVIARHPLSQRFLQQNIERLAFEVLRSGLPPVKLPQLAERQTLDAPDEISIAVPPHQPLAERIEAFITYPLIGKGRMIGMLGLADECWGSFGKQHEEFLAALADYAAIALENLRLRQAQHNLWEQVHLEHQRLVRIVAGMAEGLLIVDEAGQIHTMNPMARTLLARAGLEVSGESIPLSALLGASENHWLVALGQVLEQAWRRQEATQAEVIAGIPSASVPTTLNISAFPHHDADGRLVGAVAVLNDITDRKQIEQWKDEFLSSVSHELRTPLTPIKGYTQHLLRRAERRLAASASEEADSHIKQSAPESYEHRCLGIIQSEAEHLERLVNNLLDFSLIQRGTIQLHSHEFDLAELVRQTVQSIQASAEQHRITLNTWAQDTQILADRERIRVIIGNLIDNAIKYSPNGGPVTVNVLGDEHELVVAVSDKGIGIPPEHFDHLFDRFSHPSALSSQQYGGIGVSLYLAQAILKLHGGRIWAESNRRQSETGAMFAFALPREKTEAQAEVANSQ, from the coding sequence GTGCAGAATCCCGATGCTCTGGCAAGGTCTGCAAGCGGTGAATCACTTGCAGCCTATCACGCTGAGCAGGAGATGCCAGTGCCTCCGCTGGCTCCCGTACCACCTCCTCCCTTTCATCCCGTGCGCGTCGCTCGAATACCCCAGTCTACCGATCAGGCAGCAGTGCTACCGCTCGCTTACCAGACCCCCGACCTATCTGCCAGCGATCAGTTACGCTTGATGCAGCAGGCAGGGCATGATTTCGTGTCAGCAGCGAGCGAACGAGAAATCTGGCGGGCGCTCAGTAATTCTCTAAAAGAAGTCTGTCATTTTTCCGCTTGCTCTGTCCTCCTGGTAGACGAGACAGGTAACTATGATCTCGTCGTGATCGCGCGCCACCCATTGAGCCAACGCTTTTTGCAGCAAAATATCGAGCGGCTGGCATTTGAGGTCTTACGCTCTGGACTGCCTCCGGTGAAGCTCCCTCAATTGGCCGAGCGCCAGACCCTTGACGCGCCCGATGAGATCAGCATCGCCGTTCCCCCCCATCAGCCGCTGGCCGAACGTATCGAAGCCTTTATCACCTATCCGCTGATAGGCAAGGGGCGCATGATTGGCATGCTCGGACTGGCCGATGAATGCTGGGGCAGCTTTGGCAAGCAGCACGAGGAGTTCCTGGCTGCTCTCGCTGATTACGCGGCCATAGCACTGGAGAACCTCCGTTTGCGCCAGGCACAACACAATCTCTGGGAGCAGGTCCACCTGGAGCATCAGCGGCTGGTGCGTATTGTTGCTGGCATGGCTGAGGGATTGTTGATCGTAGACGAGGCGGGACAGATTCATACGATGAACCCGATGGCGCGCACTTTGTTGGCACGCGCGGGGCTGGAGGTCAGCGGAGAGTCCATTCCGCTCTCGGCGCTCCTCGGCGCTTCGGAAAACCACTGGCTGGTGGCGCTCGGCCAGGTACTGGAGCAAGCGTGGCGACGCCAGGAAGCAACTCAGGCAGAGGTAATCGCTGGCATCCCCTCAGCATCTGTACCCACCACGCTCAATATCAGCGCCTTCCCCCATCACGATGCCGATGGGCGACTGGTCGGGGCTGTAGCCGTCCTCAATGATATTACCGACCGCAAGCAAATTGAGCAGTGGAAAGATGAATTCCTCTCCAGCGTCTCGCATGAACTGAGGACACCACTCACCCCAATTAAAGGCTATACACAACATCTGTTGCGCCGCGCAGAGCGCCGCCTGGCAGCTTCTGCCAGCGAAGAGGCAGATAGCCATATCAAACAATCGGCGCCTGAAAGTTATGAGCATCGCTGCCTGGGCATCATCCAAAGTGAGGCTGAACACCTTGAGCGTCTGGTGAATAATCTGCTTGATTTTTCATTGATCCAGCGCGGTACTATTCAACTGCACTCCCATGAATTCGATCTGGCTGAACTGGTGAGACAGACCGTACAATCCATCCAGGCATCCGCTGAACAGCATCGCATAACCCTTAACACCTGGGCGCAAGATACACAGATTCTGGCTGATCGTGAGCGCATCCGGGTCATTATCGGGAACCTGATTGACAACGCCATTAAATACTCTCCAAATGGTGGGCCGGTGACAGTGAACGTGCTGGGGGATGAGCATGAACTGGTGGTAGCGGTAAGCGATAAGGGCATCGGCATCCCCCCTGAGCATTTCGATCACCTGTTTGATCGCTTTTCTCATCCCAGCGCCTTGAGTTCTCAACAATATGGCGGCATCGGGGTAAGCCTCTATCTGGCCCAAGCCATTCTGAAGCTGCATGGTGGGCGCATCTGGGCTGAGAGCAATCGGCGCCAGAGCGAGACAGGCGCGATGTTTGCTTTTGCATTGCCAAGGGAAAAAACAGAGGCGCAGGCAGAAGTAGCAAACAGCCAATAA
- the ftsH gene encoding ATP-dependent zinc metalloprotease FtsH, giving the protein MNRFFKSLKKQTHRSPHSTPSPEPSGPGPKRLFPVPLLFGAAIMVVAVVGMGFLLWFAVSGHPGADYQQAPISQILDMADKHQLKEVTVNGDQIQARAANGKNYEAIKEDQQTITDRLIKDGVEVTVAPASDGVSRWSQVALNVIVVLLIVGVLIVIVRRSSIGGGQAVPFGRSKAKRFSESRPSVLFADVAGVEEAKQELEEIVHFLKHPEKFSAMGARIPKGVLLVGPPGTGKTLISRAVAGEASVAFFSVSGSEFVEMFVGVGASRVRDLFHAAKENSPCIIFIDEIDAVGRQRGAMPTTGNDEREQTLNQLLVEMDGFDTHTNVIVIAATNRPDVLDPALLRPGRFDRTVTLEKPDIQGRRQILDVHAKDKPLAPEVDLGRLARQTAGFSGADLANLINEAALLAARYDRPAITYPDLEESILRVVAGPERKSRVITESEKAIIAYHEVGHAIVMRSLPGSDPVQKVSAIARGMALGITVSAPAEDRYLMRRSELLAKMAGLMGGRAAEEVIFGDITTGAANDIERVTGIARKMVCEFGMSPLGQIQFKTAEEGGSFSPQTAGQIDVEICFLADQAYQTAKDILLERKDKLIAISEHLIEVETIDGDELDRLLLEKPDEASGQQTEPLTLETLAQ; this is encoded by the coding sequence ATGAACAGGTTTTTCAAATCACTTAAAAAGCAGACTCATCGTTCTCCCCATTCGACACCATCTCCTGAACCATCTGGCCCTGGCCCCAAACGCCTATTCCCTGTGCCGCTGCTGTTTGGAGCGGCGATCATGGTTGTGGCCGTCGTTGGTATGGGCTTCCTGTTGTGGTTTGCTGTCAGTGGTCATCCCGGCGCCGATTACCAACAAGCGCCGATCAGTCAAATCCTGGATATGGCCGATAAACACCAGCTAAAAGAGGTCACTGTTAACGGGGATCAGATTCAAGCCAGAGCTGCCAATGGCAAAAATTATGAGGCTATCAAAGAGGATCAACAGACAATAACAGATCGCCTGATAAAAGATGGTGTCGAGGTGACGGTGGCTCCGGCTTCCGATGGGGTGAGCCGCTGGTCCCAGGTCGCCCTCAACGTGATCGTGGTACTCCTGATTGTGGGCGTCCTGATCGTGATCGTGCGCAGAAGTTCGATAGGCGGTGGTCAGGCTGTCCCCTTTGGACGCAGCAAAGCCAAGCGTTTTAGCGAGTCCCGCCCCTCTGTGCTTTTTGCAGACGTTGCCGGGGTAGAAGAGGCGAAGCAGGAGCTTGAAGAGATTGTCCACTTTCTGAAGCACCCGGAAAAGTTCAGCGCGATGGGCGCGCGTATCCCAAAGGGTGTTCTGCTGGTTGGCCCACCAGGCACCGGCAAAACGCTGATTAGCCGGGCAGTAGCGGGCGAGGCAAGCGTCGCTTTTTTCAGTGTGAGCGGCTCTGAGTTTGTCGAAATGTTTGTGGGGGTCGGCGCTTCGCGGGTGCGCGACCTCTTCCATGCCGCTAAAGAGAACAGCCCCTGCATCATTTTTATTGATGAAATTGATGCGGTGGGACGCCAGCGCGGCGCGATGCCGACCACCGGCAACGATGAACGCGAACAGACGCTCAACCAGCTTCTGGTAGAGATGGATGGGTTCGATACCCATACCAACGTGATCGTCATTGCCGCTACCAACCGGCCTGATGTGCTGGACCCGGCGCTGCTCCGTCCGGGGCGCTTTGATCGCACCGTCACGCTCGAAAAGCCTGATATTCAGGGCCGCCGCCAGATTCTCGATGTGCACGCGAAAGACAAGCCGCTGGCTCCTGAAGTGGACCTTGGGCGGCTGGCCCGCCAGACGGCAGGGTTTTCAGGAGCCGACCTTGCCAACCTTATCAACGAGGCGGCGCTTCTCGCTGCGCGGTATGATCGTCCCGCGATTACCTATCCTGACCTTGAAGAATCCATCCTGCGCGTGGTGGCGGGTCCAGAGCGCAAGAGCCGGGTCATTACCGAATCTGAGAAGGCGATTATCGCCTATCATGAGGTGGGCCACGCCATTGTGATGCGCTCGCTGCCTGGCTCCGACCCGGTGCAGAAGGTCTCCGCGATTGCGCGGGGCATGGCGCTGGGCATTACCGTTTCAGCGCCGGCGGAAGATCGCTATCTGATGCGTCGCTCGGAATTGTTGGCAAAGATGGCCGGGCTGATGGGCGGGCGCGCTGCCGAAGAGGTGATCTTTGGCGACATTACCACAGGCGCTGCCAACGATATTGAGCGCGTGACCGGCATCGCGCGGAAGATGGTCTGCGAGTTTGGCATGAGTCCGCTGGGGCAGATTCAATTTAAAACGGCTGAAGAAGGGGGATCGTTCAGTCCTCAGACCGCCGGACAAATAGATGTGGAGATTTGCTTCCTGGCCGACCAGGCGTATCAAACCGCCAAAGACATTTTGCTGGAGCGCAAAGACAAGCTCATCGCCATTTCCGAGCATCTCATCGAAGTGGAAACCATTGACGGCGATGAACTCGATAGGCTGCTTTTGGAAAAACCCGATGAAGCATCCGGCCAGCAAACGGAGCCACTGACTCTGGAGACTCTGGCGCAGTGA
- the thpR gene encoding RNA 2',3'-cyclic phosphodiesterase produces the protein MTRTFIAIELNDAARSYLHQEIQRLARVLPRVRWVDPETLHLTLAFLGDLEDAQLDQAIKAAGEIAQAASPFTVRVGSLGMFGPAQNPHVIWIGLAGNLQPLLDVQARLSGRLAKDGFPPDERGYNPHLTLARIKTPLNSQELLALRRVISSALPARSHPKQTDDQIRPEIPVAHLSVMKSDLTRAGPHYTRLRLCPFAD, from the coding sequence ATGACGCGCACTTTTATTGCGATTGAACTGAACGATGCGGCGCGAAGTTACCTGCATCAAGAGATTCAGCGGCTTGCGCGTGTCCTGCCGCGTGTGCGCTGGGTGGACCCGGAGACGCTGCATCTGACGCTGGCCTTTCTAGGTGATCTGGAGGATGCGCAGCTTGACCAGGCCATCAAAGCGGCAGGAGAGATCGCCCAGGCGGCCAGCCCGTTTACTGTGCGCGTCGGGTCGCTGGGCATGTTTGGCCCGGCGCAGAACCCGCATGTCATCTGGATAGGGTTGGCTGGCAATCTTCAGCCTTTGCTCGATGTGCAGGCGCGTCTGTCCGGGCGGCTGGCGAAGGATGGATTCCCCCCGGATGAACGCGGTTACAACCCGCATCTGACTCTGGCGCGTATCAAGACTCCGCTCAACAGTCAGGAACTCCTTGCCCTGCGACGAGTCATCTCATCGGCCTTGCCCGCCCGCAGCCACCCGAAGCAGACAGATGACCAGATACGCCCGGAAATCCCGGTTGCGCATCTGAGCGTCATGAAAAGCGATTTGACACGCGCTGGCCCGCACTATACCCGTTTGCGCCTCTGTCCATTTGCCGATTAA
- a CDS encoding helix-turn-helix domain-containing protein: protein MALRSDELHDNLKHLSGLLTTREAAKQLRMSYWHFMHLVESERIPGTRILDRWLFSPTDLDEYRRRKYGELEDMARLALENPLVELTEKQEHICRLLLASQRPSDIARELQQSRQAVHSQIALMKEKIARLQLPRSAASTDAQEGPQ, encoded by the coding sequence ATGGCGCTCCGTAGTGACGAACTCCATGATAATCTGAAACATCTGAGCGGGTTGCTGACAACGCGCGAAGCGGCAAAGCAACTTCGTATGAGTTACTGGCATTTTATGCACCTGGTAGAGTCCGAGCGCATTCCGGGGACGCGGATTCTGGATCGCTGGCTTTTTTCACCAACGGACCTGGATGAATACCGCCGCCGCAAGTATGGCGAACTCGAAGATATGGCGCGATTGGCCCTTGAAAATCCGTTAGTGGAGCTAACCGAAAAACAAGAACACATCTGCCGGTTGCTCCTTGCGAGCCAGCGCCCGTCAGATATTGCGCGAGAACTTCAGCAATCCCGACAGGCGGTTCATTCTCAGATCGCCCTGATGAAAGAAAAAATTGCCCGCCTTCAGCTTCCCCGGTCCGCTGCTTCCACCGATGCTCAGGAAGGTCCGCAGTAA
- a CDS encoding KGG domain-containing protein, translating to MVTERKGRGRGFASMDPDKQREIASKGGRAAHVQGTAHEWTSDEARAAGRKGGAASRRRVVMT from the coding sequence ATGGTGACGGAACGGAAAGGTCGGGGGCGTGGGTTCGCTTCGATGGACCCCGATAAACAGCGCGAGATCGCCAGTAAAGGCGGTCGAGCTGCTCATGTGCAGGGTACTGCCCATGAGTGGACCAGCGACGAGGCTCGCGCTGCTGGTCGCAAGGGTGGCGCTGCCAGTCGGCGTCGGGTCGTGATGACGTAG
- a CDS encoding DUF1786 family protein translates to MNEALRILAVDVGTGTQDILLFESDKTIENCFQLIMPSPTVIMADRIKRADAHGSRLVLTGRTMGGGPCGWAARDQALAGFPVFATADAARTFDDDLAMVEQMGVKIVDEQEAAALIRRPESVHLDLKDFDAAAIVTALRAFDIDPAVDALAVAVFDHGAAPPGISDRLFRFNYIAETVQRRPIPAAFAYLRETLPADLTRLQAVAQSAADYQRYADQAAGSSNGAAAHESLPLLLMDTGSAAVLGTLDDPQVNREPESVLVNIGNFHTLAFHLIDGQIAGLFEHHTGLLEQARLEDLLRKLVAGTLTNTEVFDDNGHGALLRGTHRNGAFPFLAVTGPRREMLRGSGLRPYEAVPHGDMMLAGCFGLLRAFADQRPDFAAPISAVLDN, encoded by the coding sequence ATGAACGAAGCCCTACGCATCCTGGCCGTTGACGTAGGCACCGGCACCCAAGACATCCTGCTCTTTGAGAGCGACAAAACCATTGAAAACTGCTTCCAGCTTATCATGCCCTCGCCTACGGTCATCATGGCTGACCGCATCAAACGCGCCGATGCACACGGCAGCAGGCTGGTCCTCACAGGTCGTACCATGGGCGGTGGCCCCTGCGGCTGGGCGGCGCGAGACCAGGCGCTGGCTGGTTTCCCTGTGTTCGCCACCGCCGATGCTGCGCGCACCTTCGATGACGACCTTGCTATGGTCGAACAGATGGGGGTGAAGATTGTGGATGAGCAGGAGGCGGCTGCCCTGATCCGGCGGCCTGAGAGCGTTCATTTGGACCTGAAAGACTTCGACGCAGCAGCCATTGTCACTGCCCTGCGGGCTTTCGATATTGACCCCGCCGTTGACGCGCTGGCTGTGGCCGTCTTCGATCACGGCGCCGCGCCGCCTGGCATCAGTGACCGCCTCTTTCGCTTCAACTACATAGCCGAAACTGTCCAGCGCCGCCCCATACCAGCTGCCTTCGCCTATCTGCGCGAGACGCTCCCCGCCGATCTGACCCGTCTTCAGGCAGTCGCTCAGAGCGCAGCCGACTATCAACGATACGCCGACCAGGCGGCTGGCTCCTCAAATGGGGCGGCAGCGCACGAGTCGCTGCCGCTGCTGCTCATGGATACCGGCTCGGCAGCGGTCCTGGGCACATTGGATGACCCCCAGGTAAACCGTGAGCCAGAGTCAGTGTTGGTGAATATTGGCAACTTCCACACGCTGGCGTTTCACCTGATCGATGGGCAGATTGCCGGTCTGTTTGAGCATCACACCGGCCTTCTGGAACAGGCCAGGCTGGAAGACCTGCTGCGCAAGCTCGTGGCAGGCACGCTCACCAACACCGAAGTCTTCGACGACAACGGTCATGGCGCGCTCTTGCGTGGCACCCATCGCAATGGCGCCTTTCCTTTCCTGGCCGTCACCGGCCCCCGCCGGGAAATGCTGCGCGGCTCGGGGCTTCGCCCCTACGAAGCTGTGCCACATGGGGACATGATGCTGGCCGGCTGCTTTGGGCTGCTGCGAGCGTTTGCCGACCAGCGCCCGGATTTTGCCGCTCCCATCAGCGCCGTGCTAGACAACTGA
- a CDS encoding response regulator transcription factor: MLPEKELTLRRDGSREAEAKIRVLLVDDHTILRQGLKMLLNAQPDMEVVGEASDGHQAIAEAYRLQPDVILMDITMPEMNGIEATRQVRRQRPDMRVLVLTMHENEEYLFQVLRAGAAGYILKEAADTELITAIRAVQSGRFYLSPSAQSMMVGDYLQRVRTGEEKDSYSGLTEREREILKLVAEGLTNNQIAERLFISPKTVDTHRTHIMDKLNLHSRAELVKYAMRRGLLEE; this comes from the coding sequence ATGTTACCAGAGAAAGAACTCACTCTGAGACGAGACGGCAGCAGAGAAGCAGAGGCAAAGATACGAGTGCTGCTGGTGGACGACCACACCATCTTGCGCCAGGGCCTCAAAATGCTCTTGAATGCGCAGCCCGACATGGAAGTCGTGGGCGAAGCCAGCGACGGCCACCAGGCCATCGCCGAGGCGTATCGCCTCCAGCCTGACGTGATCTTAATGGACATTACCATGCCCGAAATGAACGGCATCGAGGCCACGCGCCAGGTGCGACGCCAGCGGCCCGATATGCGCGTGCTGGTGCTGACCATGCACGAAAATGAAGAGTATCTGTTTCAAGTCTTGCGCGCCGGGGCCGCTGGCTATATCCTCAAAGAAGCCGCCGACACCGAACTCATCACAGCTATCCGCGCCGTACAGTCTGGCCGATTTTACCTCTCACCCTCTGCGCAAAGCATGATGGTCGGAGATTACTTACAGCGCGTCCGCACTGGGGAAGAGAAAGATAGCTATAGCGGGCTGACCGAACGTGAGCGCGAGATTCTGAAGCTCGTTGCCGAGGGCCTCACCAACAACCAGATCGCCGAGCGGCTCTTTATCAGCCCGAAAACGGTGGATACCCACCGCACGCACATCATGGACAAGCTCAACCTCCATAGCCGCGCCGAACTGGTCAAATATGCGATGCGGCGCGGCCTGTTGGAGGAATGA
- a CDS encoding ATP-binding protein: protein MMQPSKLLPLQSRSASESRRSHRSLLALPVLFKVLITNSVVILVGATLGTYLATRIHQPNGPAILIGFITAGWLISVLINFVLLKIAFHPLTQLRETMQRIQAGSPELRAPLTGQDPEADQLAEAFNTMLETLAEAARSRATQILTAQEQERKRIARELHDETSQVLTSLLISLKVLEEGLASAEARVRVEETRSLVHQTLRAIRNLSIDLRPSALDDLGLLPALRWYIKEYQQKCQIEVEFVATNFKERLPSELETSLYRIVQEALTNTAKYAKATRVRISVVEEQGSVSATICDNGQGFDAQTILKLPWQERGLGLAGMHERAALLDGSLIITTEPGGGTTIEARLPLTRAATDDSADTMAHLLNGAKHTVSASLQVNSGQETRD from the coding sequence ATGATGCAGCCCAGCAAATTGCTGCCCCTCCAGAGTCGATCAGCTTCCGAATCCAGGCGCAGCCACCGGAGCCTGCTGGCGCTCCCTGTCCTGTTTAAGGTGTTAATTACCAATAGCGTGGTTATCCTGGTCGGCGCCACCCTGGGCACCTACCTGGCAACCCGTATCCACCAGCCCAATGGGCCAGCTATTTTGATTGGCTTCATTACCGCTGGCTGGCTCATTAGCGTGCTTATCAACTTCGTCTTGCTCAAGATCGCCTTTCACCCGCTCACCCAACTCCGCGAAACCATGCAGCGCATTCAGGCTGGCAGCCCGGAACTGCGCGCGCCCCTGACCGGCCAGGATCCCGAAGCTGACCAACTCGCCGAGGCATTCAATACCATGCTGGAAACCCTGGCTGAAGCTGCCCGCTCACGCGCCACTCAGATATTGACAGCCCAGGAGCAAGAGCGCAAACGCATCGCGCGCGAACTGCATGACGAGACCAGCCAGGTACTCACCTCTTTGCTCATTAGCCTGAAAGTCCTGGAAGAAGGTCTCGCCAGCGCAGAGGCGCGGGTGCGGGTGGAGGAAACGCGCTCGCTGGTTCACCAGACGCTGCGAGCCATCCGCAATCTGAGCATCGATCTGCGGCCCAGCGCGCTCGACGACCTGGGTTTGCTTCCAGCACTGCGCTGGTATATCAAAGAGTATCAGCAAAAATGCCAGATCGAGGTCGAGTTTGTCGCCACCAATTTCAAAGAGCGCCTGCCGTCTGAGCTTGAAACGTCCCTCTATCGCATTGTGCAGGAGGCGCTGACCAATACCGCCAAATATGCCAAAGCCACCAGAGTGCGTATCAGCGTCGTAGAGGAGCAGGGCAGCGTCAGCGCCACCATTTGCGATAACGGGCAAGGCTTTGACGCGCAAACGATCTTGAAACTTCCCTGGCAGGAGCGCGGCCTGGGATTGGCTGGCATGCACGAGCGCGCGGCGCTGTTGGATGGCTCACTCATTATCACCACGGAGCCAGGCGGAGGAACGACCATTGAGGCCAGACTTCCGCTCACCAGAGCAGCAACAGATGACAGCGCCGATACGATGGCGCATCTGCTCAACGGCGCGAAGCATACGGTGAGCGCATCCTTGCAAGTGAACTCAGGGCAAGAAACCAGAGATTGA
- the extP gene encoding selenite/tellurite reduction operon b-type cytochrome ExtP has protein sequence MSATNRSLLDTISTKVFESQLWRSIFRHGYPDTPLNQSLVMMGNVFLHLHPVKVSRQAMRITYTWCLGGLSFFLFLALTITGVFLMFYYVPSTTDAYRNIQEINTIVNFGAFVRNMHRWAAHLMVITVTLHMIRVFYHGAYKPPREFNWVVGVCLFFLTLFLSFSGYLLPWDQIAYWAVTVGTNLANYAPFIGTQAHTALIGGVDVGQNGLLRFYVIHVIAFPLIAAIFMAVHFWRIRKDGGAAGPPPPSRREPEEV, from the coding sequence GTGAGCGCGACGAATCGCAGTCTGCTGGATACGATCTCGACTAAGGTCTTTGAGAGCCAGCTTTGGCGGTCTATTTTCCGTCATGGGTATCCAGATACGCCGCTGAATCAGTCATTGGTGATGATGGGGAATGTCTTCCTGCATTTACACCCGGTCAAAGTGAGCCGCCAGGCTATGCGGATCACCTATACGTGGTGCCTGGGTGGGCTTTCCTTCTTCCTCTTTCTGGCACTGACGATCACCGGCGTTTTCTTGATGTTTTATTATGTACCCTCGACGACGGACGCTTACAGAAACATCCAGGAGATCAATACTATCGTCAATTTTGGCGCGTTTGTGCGCAATATGCACCGCTGGGCCGCGCACTTGATGGTGATTACCGTGACCCTGCATATGATTCGGGTCTTCTATCATGGCGCTTATAAGCCTCCGCGCGAATTCAACTGGGTGGTTGGCGTTTGTCTGTTCTTTTTGACGCTCTTCCTCAGCTTCTCCGGCTACCTGCTCCCCTGGGATCAGATCGCGTACTGGGCTGTGACGGTGGGTACGAACCTGGCAAACTATGCCCCGTTCATTGGCACCCAGGCACATACCGCGCTGATCGGCGGGGTGGATGTTGGGCAGAATGGTCTGCTGCGGTTCTATGTGATTCATGTGATTGCGTTCCCGTTGATTGCGGCGATTTTTATGGCAGTTCACTTCTGGCGCATCCGCAAAGATGGCGGCGCTGCTGGTCCGCCACCGCCGTCGCGCCGCGAGCCGGAAGAAGTCTAG